The Cottoperca gobio unplaced genomic scaffold, fCotGob3.1 fCotGob3_365arrow_ctg1, whole genome shotgun sequence genomic interval AAACAACTCTTAAGAAACAGCCATCagagcaaaatgttttattattgttaattatttaaCAATTATTTAGGAAAGTTAGAGGAACTTTGCATATTGACGGAGCCCAAATCTGAGTCTGCAGCATCCGTGTCTGCATCAATTataacagaaaacaatgatATGAAGTCATTAAGAACAAATTGATTGACAAAGTCATGAAAGATAGAATAGAGCACCTGTGAGGGACAAAAGGTATTAGCTCAGGGGTCTGAGGGACCCCAGTTAGTAGGATtaaggttaaaaaacaaacagtgaggCCTCACACCACTAACAGGTACTTAACTACAGCTGCAAACTGTTAATTTAATAATCTAGCGATATCTCAGTTATTTTATCAATTAATGGTAATTTGGTGAAACAAAAATGACTGAAAGCAGAAGTGGATTTATTGAAATGTCCAGCAGCAAATAttaaacccaaatatatttagtttaaaatgagaaaagacaaagaaaactaaataaactaaCTCGTAATCTTGacaaaagtggaaaataatttgTGAATCTGCCCCAAAATGAAAGAGTTAATTCTCGGCTGTAGttcttctgtaatcctgctgacagacaaacaaactaaacCCAAAACATAAGTAAATCAGTGAATTAGGTTCACagctttattgtcattaaaCAATACAAGACGTAGACGGAGCTTCTTCAAACTGCAgcttaaaaaatacttttaatttattatcaaaACTGCTGCCGGTTAATTTGCTGTAGTCGACTCATCATCCGAGCTGCACATCTTCTGTCATGATTacgtttttctttctgtgtttttcctcGTCAACCCCAAACAACAGATATTGAgagttaaataaaacataaagtattGAAGCGTATACTCAGGGGGAAATATACAATACTGAACAGTGGAATCTGGCTACGGGAAGGACAGCGGTAGAACCAgcaataaatatactttattattcAAGCTCCGTCTGCCCCGTTGTCGCCTCTCCTCAGTAACCTCCAGCTGTTCACACaactttttaaaagcacaaacaatgaaGCGAGCAGCTCTCAGTCAGCGTCAGAAACTGAGACTCTCTCGCCAGGTGAGCGACACGTTTTCCTCCCAGCGGAGGAAAAAGCACCTGTCGCCCGTGGCACTCTCGGAACACACAGCGGACTGCTACCAGCGGGCCCTTAGCCCACAGAGATTAATTTTCGGCTGGGTTGTTCAGTCCGCCTTTTCGTGACCTCTTATATTATTCCTGCTAACCTTTAAACGGTTTCGGGAGCTAGGCTCggccgcctctctctctctctggagaggaCACAACCTCGCACGACTTTCCCGGACCTGCTTTTAAACTTAATCCCCTCGGCAAATGCTCCGGTCTCTAAGTCGTTAAGATGACCACTAGGAAAAAGGCCTCTTATGCAAAGTCGAGAATCACAGACAACTCAAAGAACGTTCACAGACAGTCACCATCAGATAAACATTTTCCAGCATCAAGTCAAtcacaatgcaatgcagaaagCTCTTtgacactttacaaaaaaatcCAACCAGATATAAGATTTTTTCCCTGAAAATTCTGGGCACTGGGCCAGTTTCGGTTTTAAGTGTCCCTATACGGTGATGCAGGTTATCTCACCCGATGTGTCCTATATGGCGTGTgtacaatattttgaaaaaatcAGTAGTGTGTCAGCCGTAGTATGGAAGCTGatgcttttttttcctttttgtttttctcagtattttgtaaaaaaaatttGTGCCTATTTTTGGAGTGCCTGTGCACCTTAACACTCATCGACGGATCATGCCGTCACAACAACGTAAAGAATAAACGCATGAATGTGAATTGCACCCttatccacttctctctacagTATCAAATATAAAGTATGTCCTCGGTGTCAGTTTACACGTCTGTTAGTTTCCTAATCTGCATGCGACGCATTCCTGCAGCGGTTAACACTTCACCAGGACGATCTCTCGGCACTTCAGGTGTGAAAAGACGCGTCAGCAACACGCGATATGAAACAGACGAACGCTCCTTTGTGAGATTAAAtcacttaatttatttatgAGTTTCAGGATCTCACTCCTTTTTGTCTGCAGCCGTGAGACGCTGAGCATCAAACATTCAACATCCAGCTTCTTCCACAGCGCTGAGCTTTAAATATTCAACAAGAGGGTCTAGAAGTGCAGGTAGCGCCCCCTACAGGCAGAAGTGTGAAGAGCTCAGGATATTTGAATGATCTGTTTACCAAATTTAAAACTGTGTGACATCCTCTTGGCCAACTCTGGATTACCATCAATCctcaaataaaatctaaaatttAAGCATGTAAACAAATTAGAgcctgaaaataaacaaaaacgtattattttcattattttttgacTTTTTAAGCAAAACTGCCAACAATTTACTGGTAtcagctttttataaaaaagggaatattttctgcttttatcATTCAAACTGAATTTAACTGAAGTTTGTTTAAAGACATtattgaaactgaaaataagTTGCAGTTGCACTTTTATTCAACACAAATACGGTTCtctaattaaatcaaaataCATCAACTTTACCGTTTTTATTAAATCGTTAAGTCACTAAAACTCAAAACTTCCTGCCGATACCAGGATTGGTtggttttaatgtgaaatatcaGTACAGGAAGTGTTAAAGGactctttttaaaaagcagtaTGACTGTAAAGCAGACCATGTGTTTTCCTCAGAGAAGTACGCAGTGAATTTATCAGAACAGGTAAACGTggaccaatcctgttcgtgatattcatggacaggatatcaaggcgtagtcgtggaggagaggggttgcagttcggtggcctaagaatctcatcgctgctctttgcagatgatgtggtccttatggcaccTTCGGTCtatgaccttcaacagtcactggatcggtcagtgtgaagcggttgggatgaggatcagcacctcaaaatctgaggccatggctctcagcaggaaaccggtagattgcctactccgggtagggaatgagccattaccccaagtgaaggagttcaagtacctcggggtcttgttcgcgagtgaggggacgatggagcgagagattggccggagaatcggagcagcggggggcggtactacagtcactttaccgcaccgttgtgacgaaaagagagctgagccagaaggcaaagctctcaatctaccgctcgatcttcgttcctaccctcacctatggtcatgaagggtcatgaccaaaagaacgagatcacgggtacaagcggccaaaatgggttttctcagacgggtggctggcgtctcccttagagatagggtgagaagctcagccatccatgagagactcggagtagagccgcttctcctttacgttgaaaggagccagttgaggtggttcgggcatctagtaaggatgccacctgggcgcctccctagggaggtgttccaggcacgtccagctgggaggagaccccggggaagacccaggactcggtggagagattatatctcctcactgggaatgcttcaggatcccccagtcggagctggaggatgtggcccggagaagggaagattggggttccttactgtagctgctgcccccgcgacccgaccccggataagcggtagacgatggatggatggtaaaCATGGAGGAACAggagcagaaaacaaaaagagactcAAATGCACAGACGgacatttaatttcttttataaaataacaGCAAGTAAACTCATAAACTGGAATTGAAAGTCACAACTGGGAAAACTGTGTTGAATATGTAACGCCTAATATGCCAGATTGTTCCTACTTTTCACtgtttcaatttatttttctttgaaacTCATCTCATGGAAATTGTTTGATGCTGAATGTCAATGGAAAATATGATTTGATATGCAAGaagagaaataaacacaagatgcataaaacaattaaatccaCGACTAAAGATGTATAAAGCTGCACGTCTGCAGGTCATTCTTTCATTAATAACCAGCTCCTACATGTGGCTCCCTGTGCAGTTTGATGATGTTATGTCGTACCTGCTGTCTCAGGTGTCGGACCAGCTGGTGGAGATAAACGGAGACAGTACATCAGGGATGACTCACAGTCAGGCTGTGGAGCAGATCAGGAGAGGAGGACATCGAATCCACCTCGTCCTCAAGAAAGGAAACGGATACGTGCCCGACTACGGTGAGACAACCTGATGCAGTGAAGTTAAACTGTGTGGGACGTTTGGGGAGTTTGTTCTCGGCTGGCAAtctttatcatttaaataaatgtagtgaagtagaagtatacagTTTTATAaattggaaatatttaaagtgaGCATGATAGTCGGCGTCCTGTCAGGAGCTGCCTGCAGCTACGGGCGTGTTTTAGGTTTGACGCGGCTTCTCAGATACAAACACGTGGGAATTCCCGGGTGGTAATACTGCGAATGTAAAAGGGCTTTCATCAGAGGGTCAGAGACTCAATCCCCATCGTGTTAGCTCATCCGGCAATAGATCgtaaattaacatttatttcaatttaaatcTTCAAGATTACTTTAGCGACAGAATTGTAGGAattcctaaaaaaaaacatgtttacagtttctgtatctgcagcttctctttacttttaatgtttctgtgttcgGGACGTTTCTGGGCGTAAAGCTCTTTAAAAATGTAGCAACCAGAAGTGGCGAACAACTGTGTGCTTCAAATGTTGCACTTAAGTAAATATAGTTTCTTTCCACAGCTGATGAAGAAATCTCTTTGTCATGTCGTCGTATTTTTGTCTTTGAGTTGGTAAAAACCAgagaattaaaatatttgacagATCGTTAAAGAAATTAACGATTTTAGTAAAATTATCTGACTCTTCTCACTTCACAACTCTCTGAATCACAGCTCTTGAAATtgtactttctcttttctctccttcctcctgtacttcctgtcctcttcctcctgtacttcctgtacttcctgtcctcttcctcttgtacttcctgtcctcttcctcttgtacttcctgtcctcttcctccacagTGGAGTTGTCcagcctgtctctctgtatgacCAACTCTAAACAGGGGGAACCCTGCTTCTACGTGATTGGACGCACTGAAAATTCGCGGTTGGTACTTCCtgttctttcatttcatttcctttcctttcactTTTCACCCTCcatctttatgtttttaaacatgttgaTAGTATGGTGGTAATGTGTCCACAAAAGGCTAATTTCTCTCAAATAATGAGCACAAGTTTGTTAAAATCTGTGTAAATCAACTTTGCcaagataatccatccaccggAGTTGACTCTCATCACCATCTACACAACCAAAGGGTTTACGATTCAATTGTTTACAAGAGCACAACATTGTTTATCTATCCTCTTAATTTTGCTTCCTCACAGTGcaccagattgatgcatttaactttaaaatgtagtcTACAAAATGTATGGtaaatatttctgtatattttatttattatcgcGGGAAAATATTATATTGCAATGTCAAATTTTTCCAATATTGTGCAGCCCTTTGGCTTATGgtaatacttatatatatacacactcattaaatcattttaattcacGGGCAACCGCTCTGGTGGACTCCTGCAGTCTGCATGGCATGCTCCCTCTAAAAGACGACATCTGTAGcattgtgtgttgtgagtgaCCTTTTAGAGTGACCCGGCCAAGGCAGTGTAATAATGATGCTGTCAAATCAGCATCTTGATTTATGgattataatacatttgtgaACCAAAATTGGAGAGGAATGAGCCTTTTGTGAGCATAGAAGAAGtcttaaatcttttatttttgtgcatTTAAATAACTGAATAAAAACTGTACTGACATCTGGTGGACGTTGGAGGAACTGCAgctcaacatgtttgtttgtctgtctgtcaggccCTGAGGAAGGagccctctccccctcctcctcttcacacacagaggagcaaGATGTGAAAACAGTAACCATGACAACCGCCTCCCTCAGCCAGCAGAGGGGAGGAGGCGGTGGTacgggaggaggagaaggaggagagaggaggaggacaaggagagagggagaaaccaAACGAagaacaggaggaagaggagggttaGGGCCTCCTGATCTGGACCTAGACGtagtggaggaggaggcacgggaggaggaggaggaggaggagagaaggaaaagaagccAGACTGTCAGGCCAAAGGAGAAGCGGGACAACCAGAGGGAGcaggggaggaggagcaggagtttACCCAGGATCAGTGCTCGATCTTGGGATATGTTGCTGCcgcaggaggaggtggaggtggaggaatCTGGAGGaatgaaggagagaaggaggagcgAGActaagagcaggaggagagcgacaaacgaggaggagaggagggtggagagagaCGACAGGACCACCCGCCACGCAAAGCCTTCTGGGAGCTCAGGTGCGCCGTTCTCCTTCCTTATGCCGATtgacgacgacgacgatgacgacgacgacgagCGTCAGCGTCTGTCCGACAGCGAATCAACAACCAGCATCGCAACAGCggagtggagggaggaggatTCTGATTGGAGGAGAGCCGAGGGGAAGGCCCCGGGCCCCTGGCTGAAGCCGAGCCCGAAGAGATTGACGAAGGTTCTGATTGGCAGTCGGCTCGGTGGGCGGGAACTATTGGGCGGGctctctctctgattggctcacaGCGAGGACGTTTTTTTATTCGctgattttcttctctcttttttttggctACTTATAAGGGCTTTCTTGATTGGCCTACTGAGAGGAGACCCGCCTCTTCCTGCTTCTTATTGGATGACAAGAAGTTTCTGATTGGAAGATAATAAGCAAGCTGTCAAGGACTTGTATTTGATTGGCTGGTGGGCGGGTTTTGAGGCCTCCTGATTGGCCACTGACATAACAGCTGCACACACGGCTGCCAAATTCACCaacaatgttatttttcattttaccCATCATCCCTCAGTGCATCCTGAGACCTGTATCACGAAGCCGTTATTATTAGTGCGTTATCCGGCTCTCGACGCTGGTGCACTTTTAAATCACCATGGTAACGGGGGTAAATCACCACGGTAACGGTGGTAAATCACCATGGTAACAGTGGTAAATCACCATGGTAACAGTTAACCTCAGAGAATTAGATAGAAAACCTGTCAACAGCACGACAATTAACCAAtcaggaaaatatatttttaatcaatttataataaaagtgacaaataataagcagcagcagagatttCTATGGGTCAGTAGAATCTGATTATCGTGTCTGAAACGCGGCCCAAGATGCCACGAGGTGGCTCGGTTCTTTGGGTGAACAgttgaaaatataaagaaacaagATATCTACAACATTTTCAGTCTAAAAGAGACTTTCTTGCACGTTTGCCCATCGGTTATGGAAGAAGTTTCATATTCATGTTGTCTGCAGTGAACTAGCGAAGGTAAACTTTTGCGGGGATTTAGCAAATGTTCCACCAAAACAAGATCCCTCCCGATATTAGTTTTGAAAGGGCACCATCGCTGCTTCCTTGGCTGCCCAAGACGATTGCGATTGgtttaaagaaaagtaaacaacACTTCCATTTTCACCTTCGTACAGATTTATGATAGTTCAGCCAGACCTTTGT includes:
- the LOC115005798 gene encoding membrane-associated guanylate kinase, WW and PDZ domain-containing protein 1 isoform X1 is translated as MSHRFVTVRRGSPAARSGQIQPGDQLDAVEGRAVGGLQHRDLAQILRRAGNTLRLSITPRHHSSSLSEGADLDIDGRVMKGSRSRSKVSDQLVEINGDSTSGMTHSQAVEQIRRGGHRIHLVLKKGNGYVPDYGPEEGALSPSSSSHTEEQDVKTVTMTTASLSQQRGGGGGTGGGEGGERRRTRREGETKRRTGGRGGLGPPDLDLDVVEEEAREEEEEEERRKRSQTVRPKEKRDNQREQGRRSRSLPRISARSWDMLLPQEEVEVEESGGMKERRRSETKSRRRATNEEERRVERDDRTTRHAKPSGSSGAPFSFLMPIDDDDDDDDDERQRLSDSESTTSIATAEWREEDSDWRRAEGKAPGPWLKPSPKRLTKVLIGSRLGGRELLGGLSL
- the LOC115005798 gene encoding membrane-associated guanylate kinase, WW and PDZ domain-containing protein 1 isoform X2, with translation MGLYVLGLMEGGPAQRSNKIQVSDQLVEINGDSTSGMTHSQAVEQIRRGGHRIHLVLKKGNGYVPDYGPEEGALSPSSSSHTEEQDVKTVTMTTASLSQQRGGGGGTGGGEGGERRRTRREGETKRRTGGRGGLGPPDLDLDVVEEEAREEEEEEERRKRSQTVRPKEKRDNQREQGRRSRSLPRISARSWDMLLPQEEVEVEESGGMKERRRSETKSRRRATNEEERRVERDDRTTRHAKPSGSSGAPFSFLMPIDDDDDDDDDERQRLSDSESTTSIATAEWREEDSDWRRAEGKAPGPWLKPSPKRLTKVLIGSRLGGRELLGGLSL